The DNA window TTTCATATATTGACTTTGGAAATGGGTTTGGTTTTTGAAAAACCATTCCCACTCTTTTTCTTAGATCAACTACATCAACCTTAGATGAGTATATATCTTTCCCTTCATATACTATTTCACCTTTATGACTAGTACCATCAATAAGATCATTCATCCTATTAATTATTCTAATAAATGTAGATTTCCCACATCCAGAAGGTCCAATTAAAGCTGTTACTTTCCTATCTTCAATTTTCATATTTATATCACTTAGAGCTTTGAAATCTCCATAGTAAAAATCTAAATTTTTAATATCTATTTTAACTCCCATACTTAATCCTCCAATTCTATCCTTTTATTCTACTTTGATATTTATTTCTTAATATTATTGATATAGCATTTGCTCCTAACAATAATATTAATAATACAATTATTCCTCCAGCTGCTAAATCATGAAATTCAGCTTGAGGCATTGTTGACCAATTATATATTTGCATTGGTAATGTTGTAAATTTATCAAATATACTTTCTGGAGTAAAAGCTATAAACGTTACAGCTCCTATCATAATCAATGGAGCAGTTTCTCCCAATGCTCTTGCTATTGCCAATATAGAGCCCGTCAATATACCAGGTAAAGAATAAGGTAATACTACCCCTTTAATTACTTGCCACTTAGTAATTCCTAATGCATAAGCCCCATATCTAAGTTCCTTTGGAACACTTTTAATAGCCTCTTGAGCTGATACAATAATAATTGGTAATATAAGCAAAGTTAATGTTAACCCACCTGATAATATACTTCTTCCAAATCCAAGTGTATTTACAAATATACCTAGACCTAATATTCCAAATACGATAGAAGGTACTCCTGCTAAATTAGATATATTTAATTTTATAATTCTTGTTAATAAACTTTTATCATCAGAATATTCTTCTAAATATAATGCAGTACCTACTCCAATTGGAAACGAAAAAATAATAGTAACAAATATAACCCATATACTACCTGTAATTGCTGCTTTTATCCCTGCTTTTTCTATGAATCTAGAAGTGAAGTTAGTAAAAAAATCTAGACTTAACCACTTTGTTCCATCTTTGAAGATATCAAATAATAATATAAATAGTACAATTAATGCAAATGATGTTGTACAAAATACTAACCCATGAAAAAATCTATCTATGATCTTTCTTTTCTTTAGATTATTCATTAATATTCCTCCCTATATTTCTTAATTATCATTCTAGCTATGATATTCATTAATAATGTAATTAAGAATAATAACATTCCTACTGCAAATATAGTTTTATATATAAGACCTCCATGGGTTACATCTCCAGATGCAACTTGTACAATAAAAGAAGTCATTGTCTGAACACTTTCTAAAGGATTTAATGTTAATCTAGGAGTAGACCCAGCCGCTAGTGTAACAATCATTGTTTCTCCAATTGCTCTAGAAATAGCTAAAACAAAAGATGAAATTATACTAGATAGTGCAGCAGGAATAACAACTTTTGTAGAAACTTCAAATTTAGTAGCTCCTAGAGCATATGCTCCTTGTCTAATTTCATCTGGTACAGCCTTCATTGCATCTTCACTCAATGATGAAATCATAGGTATTATCATAATCCCTACAGCAATACTAGCACTTAATGCATTAAACACATTTATATCAGGAAAAAATTTCTTTAATATAGGTGTTATAAATGTTAATGCAAAATATCCATATACTATAGATGGGATACCTGCTAAAATTTCTAATAAAGGCTTTACTATTTTTCTTGTTTTATCTGAAGCATATTCACTTAAATAAATTGCACTTCCAAGACCTACTGGAATAGCTACTATACTTCCATATATTGCTATCATTAAAGTACCTAATACGAGTGGTAATACCCCAAATTTTGGATTAGCAAATAATGCAGTCCATTCTGTACCAGTTAAAAAATCTTTTATACTAATTTCTTGAAAAAATAAAAAAGTTTCTTTAGATAATATCACTATTATTCCAATTGTTGTTAATATAGATATTGATGCTAATACCATTAATATTTTTGATATTATTTTCTCTTTTGTTTTTCCTCTTTTTAATGTCTTATTACTTGACTTTATTGGTGTATTTTCATATATCATAATAAATCCTCCCTTATTACATTAATACTTCAACATCATTATATTTCATTTAGGGATTACTGTTGTTTTATTGGAGTTAATATTATGTTAATTCTAAGTTAACTTTAATAAAGAAATAAAATAAGAATCAAATTAATTTGATTCTTATCTTAGAGTATATTATTTTAATTTATTTAATTCTTCCTCATATTTTTCTTTTGATAATGCTACATAACCTGTAGAAGGAACTATTTCAGTTGCATTATTTATATAATAATTTACAAATTCTTTTACTTGATTTTGATTATTATAATGATCTTTATTTACATAAATAAATAATGGTCTTGATAATGGAGTATATTTTCCACTTTCAATATTTTCAGGTGTTGGTTCTACTCCATTAATTGATAGTGCTTTTAATTTATCTTTATTTTCTTCATAGTATGCGTAACCAAAATATCCTAATGAATATTTGTCTCCAGAGATACCTTGTACTAATACATTATCATCCTCACTTGCAGTAAAATCTGTTCTTATTGCTCCTTCTTCTCCGTTTATTGCTTCTGTAAAGTAATCAAATGTTCCTGAATCTGTTCCTGGACCATATAATTTAATTTCCTCTTCAGGCCATTCTGGATTAACGTCACTCCACATTTTAACACTACTATTAGGTTCCCATATTTTATTTAAAT is part of the Senegalia massiliensis genome and encodes:
- the pstA gene encoding phosphate ABC transporter permease PstA, whose product is MNNLKKRKIIDRFFHGLVFCTTSFALIVLFILLFDIFKDGTKWLSLDFFTNFTSRFIEKAGIKAAITGSIWVIFVTIIFSFPIGVGTALYLEEYSDDKSLLTRIIKLNISNLAGVPSIVFGILGLGIFVNTLGFGRSILSGGLTLTLLILPIIIVSAQEAIKSVPKELRYGAYALGITKWQVIKGVVLPYSLPGILTGSILAIARALGETAPLIMIGAVTFIAFTPESIFDKFTTLPMQIYNWSTMPQAEFHDLAAGGIIVLLILLLGANAISIILRNKYQSRIKG
- the pstC gene encoding phosphate ABC transporter permease subunit PstC, with amino-acid sequence MIYENTPIKSSNKTLKRGKTKEKIISKILMVLASISILTTIGIIVILSKETFLFFQEISIKDFLTGTEWTALFANPKFGVLPLVLGTLMIAIYGSIVAIPVGLGSAIYLSEYASDKTRKIVKPLLEILAGIPSIVYGYFALTFITPILKKFFPDINVFNALSASIAVGIMIIPMISSLSEDAMKAVPDEIRQGAYALGATKFEVSTKVVIPAALSSIISSFVLAISRAIGETMIVTLAAGSTPRLTLNPLESVQTMTSFIVQVASGDVTHGGLIYKTIFAVGMLLFLITLLMNIIARMIIKKYREEY
- a CDS encoding PstS family phosphate ABC transporter substrate-binding protein; translation: MKKLFKLKLTLILVSILSLLLFAGCSTDEEKSDDTSSDLNGEVEVDGSSTVYPVTMAMAEEFQASNPDVQVTVGVSGTGGGMKRFTTGDTSISNASRPIKEEESKKAEENNVEFSELKVALDGISVVVNPSNDWVDDITIEDLNKIWEPNSSVKMWSDVNPEWPEEEIKLYGPGTDSGTFDYFTEAINGEEGAIRTDFTASEDDNVLVQGISGDKYSLGYFGYAYYEENKDKLKALSINGVEPTPENIESGKYTPLSRPLFIYVNKDHYNNQNQVKEFVNYYINNATEIVPSTGYVALSKEKYEEELNKLK